A portion of the Salmo trutta chromosome 1, fSalTru1.1, whole genome shotgun sequence genome contains these proteins:
- the LOC115197547 gene encoding probable phosphatase phospho1 isoform X1, translating into MNCFGSPPGEDVPPRSRRSANNMAANSATPPSDRRFLIFFDFDETIVNESSDDVVVQAAPGQNLPAWLKDTYRPGHYNEYMQRVLAYMAEKGVTESAIRSVIEKIPASPGMQALFQFLRHRPPQDFEVVLVSDANTFFIESWLRRVGARQLFIKIFTNPATFDKDGRLVLRPFHSHSCLRCPENMCKQVILRDYVMRRTQERGRPFQRVFYVGDGANDFCPSLILGPRDTAFARRDYPMHRLITEIHEARPGEFKAVTVPWASGDDVVERLRKHAEEK; encoded by the coding sequence ATGAACTGCTTTGGCTCTCCCCCAGGCGAGGACGTTCCCCCACGTTCCAGACGCTCCGCAAACAACATGGCTGCCAACTCAGCAACACCCCCCTCTGACAGGCGCTTCCTCATCTTCTTCGACTTTGACGAGACCATTGTAAATGAGAGCAGTGATGATGTGGTGGTGCAGGCGGCCCCAGGGCAGAACCTCCCCGCCTGGCTGAAGGACACCTACCGACCGGGCCACTACAACGAGTACATGCAGCGGGTGCTGGCCTACATGGCAGAGAAGGGCGTGACCGAGAGCGCCATCCGCTCCGTCATCGAGAAGATCCCTGCCTCTCCCGGCATGCAGGCCCTGTTCCAGTTCCTCCGCCACCGCCCCCCGCAGGACTTTGAGGTGGTTCTGGTGTCTGATGCCAACACCTTCTTCATCGAGTCCTGGCTCCGCCGCGTTGGGGCCCGCCAACTCTTCATCAAGATCTTCACCAACCCTGCCACCTTCGACAAGGATGGCCGGCTGGTGCTGCGCCCCTTCCACTCCCACAGCTGCCTGCGCTGCCCGGAGAACATGTGCAAGCAGGTGATCTTGAGGGACTATGTGATGCGGCGGACGCAGGAGCGTGGGCGGCCGTTCCAGAGGGTATTCTACGTGGGCGACGGGGCCAACGACTTCTGCCCGTCTCTGATCCTGGGCCCCCGGGACACGGCGTTTGCCCGGCGGGACTACCCCATGCACCGGCTGATCACTGAGATCCACGAGGCCAGGCCGGGGGAGTTCAAGGCTGTTACTGTGCCCTGGGCCAGTGGGGATGATGTGGTGGAGCGACTCAGGAAGCACGCAGAGGAGAAATGA
- the LOC115197547 gene encoding probable phosphatase phospho1 isoform X2, producing MAANSATPPSDRRFLIFFDFDETIVNESSDDVVVQAAPGQNLPAWLKDTYRPGHYNEYMQRVLAYMAEKGVTESAIRSVIEKIPASPGMQALFQFLRHRPPQDFEVVLVSDANTFFIESWLRRVGARQLFIKIFTNPATFDKDGRLVLRPFHSHSCLRCPENMCKQVILRDYVMRRTQERGRPFQRVFYVGDGANDFCPSLILGPRDTAFARRDYPMHRLITEIHEARPGEFKAVTVPWASGDDVVERLRKHAEEK from the coding sequence ATGGCTGCCAACTCAGCAACACCCCCCTCTGACAGGCGCTTCCTCATCTTCTTCGACTTTGACGAGACCATTGTAAATGAGAGCAGTGATGATGTGGTGGTGCAGGCGGCCCCAGGGCAGAACCTCCCCGCCTGGCTGAAGGACACCTACCGACCGGGCCACTACAACGAGTACATGCAGCGGGTGCTGGCCTACATGGCAGAGAAGGGCGTGACCGAGAGCGCCATCCGCTCCGTCATCGAGAAGATCCCTGCCTCTCCCGGCATGCAGGCCCTGTTCCAGTTCCTCCGCCACCGCCCCCCGCAGGACTTTGAGGTGGTTCTGGTGTCTGATGCCAACACCTTCTTCATCGAGTCCTGGCTCCGCCGCGTTGGGGCCCGCCAACTCTTCATCAAGATCTTCACCAACCCTGCCACCTTCGACAAGGATGGCCGGCTGGTGCTGCGCCCCTTCCACTCCCACAGCTGCCTGCGCTGCCCGGAGAACATGTGCAAGCAGGTGATCTTGAGGGACTATGTGATGCGGCGGACGCAGGAGCGTGGGCGGCCGTTCCAGAGGGTATTCTACGTGGGCGACGGGGCCAACGACTTCTGCCCGTCTCTGATCCTGGGCCCCCGGGACACGGCGTTTGCCCGGCGGGACTACCCCATGCACCGGCTGATCACTGAGATCCACGAGGCCAGGCCGGGGGAGTTCAAGGCTGTTACTGTGCCCTGGGCCAGTGGGGATGATGTGGTGGAGCGACTCAGGAAGCACGCAGAGGAGAAATGA